The Panicum virgatum strain AP13 chromosome 5K, P.virgatum_v5, whole genome shotgun sequence genome has a window encoding:
- the LOC120708583 gene encoding probable membrane-associated kinase regulator 4: MAKLSPQNHDQPLQEDDYIDMDLSSPAADAATTKASLYCYSTAMATSPQHSREFEFHMPAPLDQWEPVASPADELFYKGKLLPLHLPPRIQMVEKLLESAAEKGLLSASTAPATPYQSCNASAANSCYASGELNAEYYFHECISAGSDAAEEAAACEKKPWSKKLKFIRHLNLGLKLKASKAYLKTIFATKGGNPDDKNGVPRADELSNSQFKTWRKNPISHIRSNRYIASPVSNRTTLGTKLREDECGHRRSFSSVIIRYSSPNKPSSVSSSSCSSSNSSSFSIPSSNDSSVGPVLRRSSSASSEMDNPIQGAIAYCKKSQQLASVRKSASDAGFRFMSSSTSKIAAESEDTDGIFDISRNINVNSMFPQ; this comes from the coding sequence ATGGCAAAACTTAGCCCCCAAAACCATGACCAACCACTCCAAGAAGATGACTACATAGATATGGATTTGAGCTCACCAGCAGCAGATGCGGCCACCACCAAGGCAAGTTTGTACTGCTACAGCACCGCTATGGCAACCTCCCCACAACACTCGCGAGAGTTTGAATTCCACATGCCAGCTCCACTTGACCAGTGGGAGCCCGTGGCATCCCCAGCAGATGAGCTCTTCTACAAGGGCAAGCTGCTACCACTCCATCTTCCACCACGCATTCAGATGGTTGAGAAGCTCCTTGAGAGTGCAGCTGAAAAGGGATTACTCTCAGCAAGCACTGCCCCAGCAACACCATACCAGTCATGCAATGCATCGGCAGCAAATTCATGTTATGCCAGTGGTGAGCTCAATGCGGAGTACTACTTCCATGAGTGCATATCCGCTGGTAGTGATGCTGCCGAGGAGGCAGCAGCCTGTGAGAAGAAGCCATGGTCGAAGAAGCTCAAGTTCATCAGGCATCTTAACCTTGGTCTCAAGCTCAAGGCGTCAAAAGCTTACTTGAAGACAATATTTGCCACTAAAGGAGGGAATCCAGATGACAAGAATGGTGTACCTAGAGCAGATGAGCTGTCGAATTCACAGTTCAAGACCTGGAGGAAGAACCCAATTAGCCATATCAGAAGCAACAGGTACATAGCCTCACCCGTCAGCAACAGAACCACACTAGGTACCAAGCTTAGAGAGGATGAGTGCGGCCATAGAAGATCCTTCTCCAGCGTCATTATCCGATATTCATCACCAAACAAGCCATCCTcagtttcatcatcatcatgctcTTCATCAAATTCATCCTCCTTCTCCATTCCAAGCTCAAATGACTCCAGTGTAGGACCGGTGCtgaggaggagcagcagtgcAAGTTCAGAGATGGACAATCCAATTCAGGGTGCAATAGCATACTGCAAAAAGTCACAACAGCTGGCCTCAGTGAGGAAAAGTGCAAGTGATGCAGGTTTCCGGTTCATGTCATCATCAACATCAAAAATAGCAGCAGAATCTGAAGACACAGATGGTATATTTGATATTAGCCGAAATATCAATGTAAATTCAATGTTTCCCCAATAA
- the LOC120708580 gene encoding ankyrin repeat-containing protein NPR4 — MSLEIHEEDGGASGARPAKVMSVSGSGKRGRYVRQVTGRHNDTDLHVAARGGDAAALRRALREAAAAVATGEGPEELEEARRAVAAEPNEAGETPLVAAAERGHLEVVVELLRHLDAEGLAAKNRSGYDALHVAAREGRHAVVQEMLLHDRMLAKTFGPGNTTPLISAAMRGHIEVVELLLEQDDFGLVEMARDNGKNALHFAARQGHIGIVKALLEKDPQLARRNDKKGQTALHMAVKGTSCDVLRALVDADPAIVMLPDKNGNTALHVATRKKRAEIVSVLLRLPDTHVNALTRDHKTAYDIAEGLPVCEESCEIKDILSQHGALRSRELNQPRDELRKTVTEIKKDVHTQLEQTRKTNKNVHGIAKELRKLHREGINNATNSVTVVAVLFATVAFAAIFTVPGGNDDNGLAVVVQATSFKIFFIFNAVALFTSLAVVVVQITVVRGETKSERRVVEVINKLMWIASVCTTISFIASCYIVLGRHFQWAAILVSLIGGVTMAGVLGTMTYYVVKSKRMRKIRKKEKMSRRSGSSSLYDNTELSDTELNPVYAL; from the exons ATGTCGCTCGAGATCCACGAGG AGGATGGTGGGGCGTCCGGTGCTCGCCCGGCGAAGGTGATGTCTGTCTCGGGGAGTGGGAAGCGGGGGCGGTACGTGCGGCAGGTGACGGGGCGGCACAACGACACCGACCTCCAcgtggcggcgcggggcggggacgccgcggcgctgcggcgcgcgctgcgcgaggccgcggcggccgtggccacGGGGGAGGGGCCggaggagctcgaggaggcgcggcgcgcggtggccgcGGAGCCGAATGAAGCTGGGGAGACgccgctcgtcgctgcggcGGAGAGGGGGcacctcgaggtggtggtggagctgcttCGGCACCTCGACGCCGAGGGGCTGGCGGCGAAGAATAGGTCGGGCTACGACGCGCTGCACGTCGCGGCGAGGGAAGGCCGTCATG CTGTTGTGCAGGAAATGTTACTTCACGATAGGATGCTTGCCAAGACATTTGGTCCTGGAAATACTACTCCACTTATATCAGCAGCTATGAGGGGCCATATCGAAGTTGTTGAACTGTTGCTGGAACAAGATGACTTTGGATTGGTGGAAATGGCCAGAGATAATGGAAAGAATGCCCTACATTTTGCTGCTCGACAGGGACATATTGGAATTGTCAAAGCACTACTTGAGAAAGATCCTCAGTTAGCAAGAAGAAATGACAAGAAAGGTCAAACTGCTCTTCATATGGCCGTAAAGGGAACAAGCTGTGATGTTCTTAGAGCCCTAGTGGATGCTGATCCAGCAATTGTAATGCTGCCAGATAAAAATGGGAACACGGCTTTGCATGTTGCAACAAGAAAAAAACGAGCAGAG ATAGTTAGTGTTCTTTTGCGGCTACCAGATACTCATGTCAATGCACTGACCAGAGACCACAAGACTGCATATGATATAGCTGAAGGGTTGCCAGTATGTGAAGAGTCTTGTGAAATTAAGGATATTTTATCACAACATGGTGCTCTCAGATCTAGGGAGCTGAATCAACCTCGAGATGAGCTGCGGAAGACAGTGACAGAGATAAAGAAAGATGTCCACACACAACTGGAGCAAAcaagaaaaacaaacaaaaatgtTCATGGCATCGCTAAAGAACTCAGAAAGTTGCACAGAGAAGGCATCAACAATGCCACAAATTCTGTAACTGTTGTTGCGGTGCTGTTTGCAACAGTTGCTTTTGCAGCTATATTCACTGTACCTGGTGGAAATGACGACAATGGACTTGCAGTTGTTGTTCAGGCTACCTCCTTTAAGATTTTCTTCATCTTCAATGCCGTAGCTCTGTTTACATCATTGGCGGTAGTTGTAGTTCAAATAACAGTTGTCAGGGGAGAAACCAAGTCTGAGCGAAGGGTTGTTGAGGTGATCAACAAACTTATGTGGATAGCATCTGTTTGCACTACAATTTCTTTCATTGCCTCCTGCTATATTGTACTAGGCCGCCACTTCCAGTGGGCAGCAATACTGGTATCTTTGATAGGTGGTGTCACAATGGCTGGCGTACTTGGTACAATGACATACTATGTAGTGAAATCAAAGCGTATGAGGAAGATTAGAAAAAAGGAGAAGATgtcaagaagaagtggctcaaGCTCCTTGTATGACAATACTGAGCTCTCAGATACTGAACTGAACCCAGTCTATGCCTTGTAA
- the LOC120710249 gene encoding F-box/FBD/LRR-repeat protein At1g13570-like, translated as MDRIFFSGERERKRKRGGRADLGSAGAPSYEGPDLISRLPDQVIGDIVTLLDSGEGARTAVLSRRWRHIWRYAAPLNLDVDDKSFFRSLFFGDERNPVISQIIAVHPGPARRLALRSVYLHPHVGHFDAWLRVPIFDSIQELTLHFPFSHNHPELPASALRFALLRVLDITKCTFPAAGICSSPVFPCLTHLHLRHVVITKEQLHETISNSPGIEAISLDTNFGYRRLCISLPRLRYLAISDRSFGEREELSEVIVEDAASLERLLLHEVDRDNGPSVRITGAEKLKILGYLGVGFPIVELGSTSFKLQLNF; from the exons ATGGACcgcatcttcttctccggggaGCGGGAGCGGAAGCGCAAGAGGGGCGGCAGAGCCGACCTTGGCAGCGCCGGGGCTCCCTCGTATGAGGGCCCGGATCTGATCAGCCGCCTCCCGGACCAAGTCATCGGCGACATCGTCACTCTCCTAGACTCCGGCGAGGGCGCTCGTACTGCCGTCCTCTCCCGCCGTTGGCGCCACATCTGGCGCTACGCCGCCCCCCTCAACCTCGACGTCGACGATAAAAGCTTCTTCAGGTCCCTCTTTTTCGGAGACGAACGCAATCCGGTCATCTCTCAGATCATCGCTGTTCACCCGGGCCCCGCCCGACGCCTCGCACTCAGATCCGTCTACCTCCACCCCCACGTCGGCCATTTCGACGCCTGGTTGCGCGTGCCGATATTTGATTCCATCCAGGAACTTACCCTTCACTTCCCCTTCTCCCACAACCACCCTGAGTTGCCCGCTTCCGCGCTCCGCTTCGCCTTGCTACGCGTGCTCGACATCACCAAATGTACCTTTCCGGCCGCTGGCATCTGCAGCTCGCCCGTCTTCCCCTGCCTGACCCATCTCCATCTCCGCCACGTTGTCATCACCAAGGAACAACTGCACGAAACCATCTCTAATAGCCCCGGGATTGAGGCTATCAGTCTAGATACCAATTTCGGCTACCGGCGGCTATGCATCTCCCTGCCGAGGCTCAGATACCTGGCCATCTCAGACAGGTCCTTTGGAGAGAGGGAGGAACTGAGCGAAGTCATCGTCGAGGATGCTGCAAGCCTGGAGCGGCTGCTGCTGCACGAGGTGGACAGGGACAATGGTCCATCCGTGAGGATCACCGGTGCAGAAAAGCTCAAGATTTTGGGCTACCTTGGAGTTGGCTTTCCCATTGTTGAGCTTGGCAGCACAAGTTTTAAG CTACAGCTTAATTTCTGA
- the LOC120708585 gene encoding caffeoylshikimate esterase-like: MDHHSEDIKYEEEFIVNSRGNKLFTCRWIPQNFQPKALIFICHGIAAECSISMRDAAARLVRAGYGVYGIDHEGHGRSSGRRCYIPNFSDIVTDCSDSFMSICEKPENREKKRFLYGISMGGSVALLLHRKSPDYWDGAILLAPMCKVSDDMKPHPIVVSALTMICAVVPSWRIIPTPDIIDKVCKDPEMRKEVRSNPYIYRGKLPLKTCHELLMVSLDIEKNLNQVTMPFLVLHGGDDIVTDPSVSKLLFEKASNRDETFKLYPGMWHALTAEFPNDVERVYSDIITWLEERANCAGSVSEKSSASSV; the protein is encoded by the exons ATG GATCATCACAGTGAGGATATTAAGTATGAAGAG GAATTTATCGTGAACTCCAGGGGCAACAAGCTGTTCACTTGCAGATGGATACCGCAGAATTTTCAGCCTAAAGCTTTGATCTTCATCTGTCATG GAATTGCAGCAGAGTGCAGCATATCAATGAGAG aTGCCGCAGCTCGGTTGGTGCGGGCTGGATATGGCGTTTATGGGATAGATCATGAGGGCCATGGCAGATCATCTGGACGGAGGTGCTACATACCAAATTTCAGCGACATCGTCACAGACTGCTCCGATAGTTTCATGAGTATTTGCG AGAAGCCGGAGAACAGGGAAAAGAAGAGGTTCCTTTACGGCATCTCTATGGGCGGAAGCGTGGCGCTTCTCCTCCATAGAAAGTCGCCAGACTACTGGGATGGTGCCATCTTGCTTGCTCCTATGTGCAAG GTCTCTGATGACATGAAGCCTCATCCAATAGTCGTCAGCGCTCTGACAATGATTTGTGCTGTTGTGCCTAGTTGGAGGATCATACCCACACCTGACATCATTGATAAAGTCTGCAAAGATCCAGAGATGAGAAAAGAG GTTCGTTCCAATCCATATATATACAGAGGAAAGCTCCCCTTGAAAACATGTCATGAACTCCTGATGGTCAGCCTAGACATTGAGAAGAACTTGAATCAG GTGACGATGCCATTCCTGGTCCTGCACGGTGGAGATGACATCGTGACGGATCCCTCCGTCAGCAAGCTGCTGTTCGAGAAAGCATCAAACAGGGATGAAACCTTCAAGCTCTACCCTGGGATGTGGCATGCGCTAACAGCTGAATTCCCTAACGATGTTGAGCGCGTGTACTCTGACATAATCACTTGGCTAGAGGAAAGGGCAAATTGTGCAGGTAGTGTTTCAGAAAAGAGTAGCGCATCTAGTGTCTAA